CTAGGTCCTTCATCTGTATCGACTGTATATGATTTTTCAACGATTTTACCATCAGGACCAACCACTTTGTCTGTCACTTTAATCGGCACAATTTCGTCTTTGAATTTACCTTCTGCTTGTGCAGCAACTGCTTTCAAATGAGAATCTAGTGCAAACTGATCGGCTTCTTCTCTATTGATGTCAAACTCTTTTGCAACTTGTTCCGCCGTTAAGCCCATGCTTAGATAGTAATCACTATGTTCCGTGGCCAACTTGTAATTTAAGGCTGTTTTATAGCCCATTACAGGCACCATAGACATAGACTCGGTACCTCCAGCAATAATGCAATCGGCTGTTCCAGCATGTACTCTGGCAGAGGCTAAAGCGATGGCTTCTAAGCCCGAACCACAATATCTGTTTACTGTAACCCCTGGTACTTCGATCGGTAAGGATAGTAGTGAAATCATTCGAGCCATTTGCATCCCTTGCTCGGCCTCTGGTACTGCATTACCTACAATAAGGTCATCTACTCTTTTTGCATCGAAACTCGGTACTTGGTTGACTAAGTGCTTAATTACGTCAGCAGCCATATCATCCGGGCGAACTGTTTTTAAAACACTTCTTTTGCCTCGGCCTACTGCTGTTCTATATCCTGCTACTATATATGCGTCCATTTTTGGGTTGTTATTTTTTGAATGAAAATGATTAATTACGAAGCGGTTTCCCTTTGAAAAGAATGCTATGAATTCTTTCCAGCGTCTTAGGTTCTGCCGTTAATTCGACAAACATTTGTCGTTCTAAATCCAGTAAATACTGTTCCGATACTTCTTGTGGGAAAGTCAAATCTCCACCGCACATTATCCACCCTAATTTGCGTGCAATTTTAGCGTCATGTTCTGAAATATAGTTTCCTAAAAGCATGCCGTTGATTCCTGCCTCAAATAGCGCCAAGCCAGTTCTTCCTTGAACTTTGATGTTCTTTCTTTCTACCGGTTGAGTATAACCAGCCTCATAAAGCTCAAGTACTTTAGCCTTAGCGTCTGTCAGCAGCCTTTTCCTATTCAGCGTTATACCATCTTGAGGTCTAAGAATATGCATGCCTCTCGCTTCCTCTGCTGAAGTAGCCACTTTAGCTGTTGCGATATTCATAAATGCTTCTTGTAGACGGTTCAACTCTGGATCGCCTCCCTCGATTGAGTCTGCCACTCTCATAGTCAATTCTTTGGTGCCGCCACCTCCTGGGATCAAGCCAACTCCAACCTCTACTAACCCAATATATGTTTCTGCGTGTGCCTGAATGGCATCGCAATGCAGCGATAATTCGCATCCTCCTCCTAGGGCCAGGCCAGCTGGGGCTGACACCACCGGAATCGAAGAGAACTTCGCCCTTTTCATCGTATTTTGGAATTGCGCTACCATCAAGTTCACTTCATCGAACTCTTGATCTCCAGCAAACATGAAGAGCATGGCTAAGTTGGCGCCTGCCGAGAAGTTTTCTCCTTCATTTCCAATGACCAAACCTTTGTAATCTTTCTCGGCCATTGAAATTGCAGTCTCAATTCCCTCAATCACTTCCTGACCGATCGCGTTCATTTTTGTGTGGAATTCCAAGCAAAGTACACCATCTCCAATATCAAAAATGGAGGCTCCTGGGTTACCCCATACCTTATTCGTTTCTCTAATATTCTCAAGAATTACAAGGTCTTCTGTGCCAGGTATAGTCTTGTATGATTTAGAAGGGATGTCGTAGTATTTTTTAATCCCTGACTCAATCTTATAGAATGATTCATGACCAGCGGCTAACATCTCATATACCCACTCGGCTGGTTTCAGGTGCATACTTTCCATCTGCTCTACCACCGATCGAACCCCAAGTAAATCCCAAGTATCGAAAGGGCCCATTTGCCATGCAAAGCCTGCGCAAACTGCTTGATCTATCCTAAAAAGTTCATCTGAAATTTCTGGTATACGATAGGTCACATATTTAAATGTGTCATAGAAAGTCTTTCTGTAGAATTCACCTGCCTTATCGTCAAAGTTGACCAGCATTTTAATTCTAGCCTTAAGGCTTTCTTCATCTTTAACAGCTTCTAAAGCTTTAAACCTTGCCTTAGTTCTATCACCATATTCGAAAGTCTTGAGGTCTAATTCCTGTATAACCCTTTTACCATTCGCGTCCTTTGATTTTTTGAAGTATCCCTGGCCAGATTTATCTCCAAACCAGCCTTTTTCATGAACTTCTTTTACAATTTTCGGTAAAACAAAGGCCTCTTTCGACTCATCATTCGGTAAA
This is a stretch of genomic DNA from Roseivirga misakiensis. It encodes these proteins:
- a CDS encoding acetyl-CoA C-acyltransferase, whose translation is MDAYIVAGYRTAVGRGKRSVLKTVRPDDMAADVIKHLVNQVPSFDAKRVDDLIVGNAVPEAEQGMQMARMISLLSLPIEVPGVTVNRYCGSGLEAIALASARVHAGTADCIIAGGTESMSMVPVMGYKTALNYKLATEHSDYYLSMGLTAEQVAKEFDINREEADQFALDSHLKAVAAQAEGKFKDEIVPIKVTDKVVGPDGKIVEKSYTVDTDEGPRGDTSLDVLGKLRPVFAQGGQVTAGNSSPVSDGASFVMVMSEKMVKELNLEPIARMVTYAAVGVHPRIMGIGPVEAVPKALKQAGLKQSDLDLIELNEAFAAQSLAVIKELDLDRSILNVNGGAIALGHPLGCSGSKLSVQLFNEMRRRENAKYGMVTACVGGGQGVAGIYEFLK
- a CDS encoding 3-hydroxyacyl-CoA dehydrogenase/enoyl-CoA hydratase family protein codes for the protein MSRSIKKVAVLGSGVMGSRIACHFANIGVEVLLLDIVPRDLTEYNKNKPASRNQIVNDALTFALKSKPSPVYDKSVSKLITTGNFEDDMSKIANVDWIIEVVVERLDIKKIIFDQVEKYRKPGTLITSNTSGIPMNLMSEGRSEDFQKHFCGTHFFNPPRYLRLLEIIPGPKTDPEIIDYLMHYGDLYLGKETVLCKDTPAFIANRIGIYAIMSAMHTIEDMELTVGEVDRMTGPIIGRAKSATFRTMDVVGLDTTVNVANNLYAGLPNDESKEAFVLPKIVKEVHEKGWFGDKSGQGYFKKSKDANGKRVIQELDLKTFEYGDRTKARFKALEAVKDEESLKARIKMLVNFDDKAGEFYRKTFYDTFKYVTYRIPEISDELFRIDQAVCAGFAWQMGPFDTWDLLGVRSVVEQMESMHLKPAEWVYEMLAAGHESFYKIESGIKKYYDIPSKSYKTIPGTEDLVILENIRETNKVWGNPGASIFDIGDGVLCLEFHTKMNAIGQEVIEGIETAISMAEKDYKGLVIGNEGENFSAGANLAMLFMFAGDQEFDEVNLMVAQFQNTMKRAKFSSIPVVSAPAGLALGGGCELSLHCDAIQAHAETYIGLVEVGVGLIPGGGGTKELTMRVADSIEGGDPELNRLQEAFMNIATAKVATSAEEARGMHILRPQDGITLNRKRLLTDAKAKVLELYEAGYTQPVERKNIKVQGRTGLALFEAGINGMLLGNYISEHDAKIARKLGWIMCGGDLTFPQEVSEQYLLDLERQMFVELTAEPKTLERIHSILFKGKPLRN